In one window of Posidoniimonas corsicana DNA:
- a CDS encoding UDP-N-acetylglucosamine--N-acetylmuramyl-(pentapeptide) pyrophosphoryl-undecaprenol N-acetylglucosamine transferase, giving the protein MILSPHLVIAGGGRLGNLFPGLAVAQRLGELCPQLELTFVGSGDASERHDALTACHNYLSVPAHALPRSPLESIRYLTDNTAGYWASRWLLGEKKASLLLGLGGPVSGVMARAAHSRCVPFVLLEQNARVSRTARTLGRHAEAVCLAHSDAQSGLPVESPLVVTGVPTRDEFSQIHSGALPATGNHEGGKQLLVLAGANGSRSDVLNRGVVAALARVRKNLDGWRIVHQAGRGQLQATELAYQAAGLDALVVSQLDEIATAYAASDLTICRAGASTLAELQAVGLPAIVVPDATVVDDHQAANAAACVSAGAAVMVAENGPEPVEVSLARQLGQLLPNDVRRARMSQSARAIARPDAASRVAELCAGLLGLVAERAAA; this is encoded by the coding sequence ATGATTCTAAGCCCGCACCTTGTCATCGCCGGCGGCGGCCGGCTGGGCAATCTCTTCCCCGGGCTCGCCGTCGCCCAACGGCTAGGTGAGCTCTGCCCCCAGCTGGAGCTGACCTTCGTAGGCTCCGGCGACGCCAGCGAACGGCACGACGCGCTGACGGCCTGCCACAACTACCTCTCGGTGCCGGCCCACGCGCTGCCCCGCAGCCCGCTGGAAAGCATCCGCTACCTGACCGACAACACGGCGGGCTACTGGGCGTCACGCTGGCTGCTAGGCGAGAAGAAGGCCTCGCTGCTACTCGGGTTAGGCGGCCCCGTATCCGGCGTCATGGCCCGAGCCGCCCACAGCCGCTGTGTGCCGTTCGTCCTGCTGGAACAGAACGCCCGCGTATCGCGCACCGCCCGCACCCTGGGGCGGCACGCCGAGGCCGTCTGCCTGGCTCACTCGGACGCCCAGTCCGGGCTGCCGGTCGAGTCGCCGCTCGTTGTGACCGGCGTGCCCACTCGAGATGAGTTTTCCCAGATCCACTCCGGCGCGCTGCCCGCCACTGGCAACCACGAAGGCGGCAAGCAGCTGCTTGTGCTGGCGGGGGCCAACGGATCTCGGTCCGATGTGCTCAATCGTGGCGTCGTGGCGGCCTTGGCCCGGGTCCGCAAGAACCTGGACGGCTGGCGGATCGTCCACCAAGCAGGCAGAGGCCAACTGCAGGCAACCGAACTCGCCTACCAAGCTGCCGGGCTCGACGCACTGGTTGTTTCACAGCTTGACGAGATCGCCACCGCGTACGCCGCCAGCGACCTGACCATCTGCCGCGCCGGCGCGTCGACGTTGGCCGAGTTGCAGGCGGTCGGCCTGCCTGCGATCGTCGTGCCAGACGCCACCGTCGTGGACGACCACCAAGCCGCCAATGCGGCCGCCTGTGTCTCGGCGGGAGCGGCCGTGATGGTGGCTGAGAACGGCCCGGAGCCGGTTGAAGTTAGCCTCGCCCGACAGCTCGGTCAGCTGCTCCCCAACGATGTGCGCCGGGCCCGGATGTCGCAGTCGGCCCGCGCTATCGCCCGCCCGGACGCGGCGTCTCGCGTCGCGGAGCTGTGCGCCGGCCTGCTCGGCCTGGTCGCCGAGCGGGCAGCCGCCTAG
- a CDS encoding Mur ligase family protein, which produces MQKTLRQPVGVCLLDALADVRVFGDRSVHAESCTTDATDTRPGDVYFALDSCVEDPTAAVKLAVQCGAKAVVTDQYLPVFEVPQFVVPDARVAYGEFCQRLVGDPSRSLTVAGIAGAHGKSTVGRLLARIQRHAGARCGCLIDNLEFNGAAALETHLPAPGAARLARWLGDCEAEGCGSAVLELSPRSLRQHSHAGIRLGVLCLTNQTFDRSGGRSPEEERLLAAALVEDLPPFATLVANANDPHCLKLLAGRDGLCVTYGLDKPADVQGTVVECGAGGQVMMVSIGADTAAVNLPISGDSFALDYLAAIATAHAMGVSLHDAASGVESVAKLPGVMQGSPCGQSFPVLIDQGASAERVRASLNSARSMTTGRVIAVLAENPPLSVCSVATALGDLVICPRDGEPVETGPQTKHVEDRFSAVALALALAEPGDTVVLTGSPKPPACRRAEEGLVRQLLELRLSNTREPVTMP; this is translated from the coding sequence GTGCAGAAGACTCTTCGACAACCGGTCGGCGTATGCCTACTCGACGCCCTGGCGGATGTTCGGGTGTTTGGTGACCGCAGCGTCCACGCCGAGAGCTGCACCACCGACGCTACCGACACCCGTCCCGGCGATGTCTACTTCGCCCTGGACAGCTGCGTCGAAGACCCCACAGCTGCTGTGAAGCTAGCCGTGCAGTGCGGCGCGAAGGCCGTCGTCACCGACCAGTACCTGCCGGTCTTCGAAGTCCCGCAGTTCGTGGTCCCCGACGCACGGGTGGCCTACGGCGAGTTCTGCCAACGCCTGGTAGGCGACCCGAGCCGATCGCTGACCGTGGCCGGCATCGCCGGCGCCCACGGGAAGTCGACGGTAGGGCGGCTGCTGGCCCGCATCCAGCGGCACGCCGGCGCCCGCTGCGGCTGCCTGATCGACAACCTGGAGTTTAACGGCGCCGCCGCACTAGAGACCCACCTCCCGGCCCCCGGAGCCGCTAGGCTCGCCCGGTGGCTGGGCGATTGCGAGGCCGAGGGCTGCGGATCCGCGGTGCTCGAGCTGTCGCCCCGCTCGCTCCGTCAGCACAGCCACGCCGGCATCCGGCTTGGCGTGCTCTGCCTAACCAACCAAACCTTCGACCGCTCCGGCGGGCGCTCTCCTGAGGAAGAACGGCTGCTGGCGGCCGCCCTGGTTGAGGACCTGCCGCCGTTCGCCACGCTGGTGGCCAACGCCAACGACCCCCACTGCCTAAAGCTGCTCGCGGGACGCGATGGCCTGTGCGTCACCTACGGGCTCGACAAGCCCGCCGACGTGCAGGGCACGGTCGTTGAGTGCGGAGCTGGCGGGCAGGTGATGATGGTCTCCATCGGCGCCGACACGGCGGCGGTCAACCTACCGATTTCCGGCGATTCGTTCGCCCTCGACTACCTCGCAGCGATCGCCACCGCGCACGCGATGGGCGTCAGCCTGCACGACGCCGCGTCCGGCGTCGAGTCGGTGGCCAAGCTGCCCGGCGTGATGCAGGGCTCGCCCTGCGGGCAATCGTTCCCGGTCCTCATCGACCAGGGCGCGTCGGCCGAGCGGGTCCGCGCGTCGCTCAACTCCGCCCGATCGATGACCACCGGACGCGTGATCGCTGTGCTCGCGGAGAACCCGCCGCTGTCGGTCTGTTCGGTGGCCACTGCGCTGGGCGACCTGGTGATCTGCCCGCGGGACGGCGAACCGGTCGAGACCGGCCCCCAAACCAAACACGTGGAAGACCGCTTCAGCGCCGTCGCGTTAGCGCTCGCCCTCGCCGAGCCCGGCGACACCGTGGTGCTGACCGGGTCCCCCAAGCCGCCGGCTTGTCGCCGGGCGGAAGAAGGGCTTGTGCGCCAGCTGCTGGAGCTCCGCCTGTCGAACACCAGGGAGCCTGTCACGATGCCCTAA
- a CDS encoding ATP-binding cassette domain-containing protein, producing the protein MIPSRDSNPFATCWTRPGALPFLATGGVSVEACVAQLMSSDWRGQILGPHGSGKSTLLKAIGREIESLGTPVRWIRGGRDFAPPSDPAVRGRVCLIDSFEQLSCWRRRQWRRRGWGVVATSHSTAGLPTLASLSPSFNDLTCCFNRLTRDHETSVTLADLRHAFGRHGANAREIWFDLYDRHEQRRREPSRLDFVQEPGKGLSRACGGPA; encoded by the coding sequence ATGATCCCTTCACGCGACAGCAACCCGTTCGCCACCTGCTGGACCCGCCCCGGCGCGCTGCCCTTCCTAGCCACCGGCGGCGTCAGCGTGGAAGCGTGTGTCGCCCAGCTAATGTCGAGCGACTGGCGTGGGCAGATCCTCGGACCGCACGGTTCGGGCAAGAGCACGCTCCTAAAGGCGATTGGTCGCGAAATCGAATCGCTCGGCACGCCCGTGCGCTGGATCAGGGGAGGCCGCGACTTCGCCCCGCCGTCCGACCCAGCGGTGCGGGGCCGGGTCTGTTTGATTGATAGCTTCGAGCAGCTCAGCTGCTGGCGCCGGCGGCAGTGGCGGCGCCGCGGATGGGGGGTGGTAGCCACCTCTCACTCGACTGCGGGGCTCCCAACGCTCGCCAGCCTGTCCCCTTCCTTCAACGACCTGACCTGCTGCTTCAATCGGCTCACCCGCGATCATGAGACCTCGGTCACGCTCGCCGACCTGCGACACGCCTTCGGCAGGCATGGCGCCAACGCACGGGAGATTTGGTTCGACCTGTACGACCGGCACGAGCAGCGCCGGCGCGAACCATCGCGCCTGGATTTCGTACAGGAACCCGGCAAAGGATTGTCGCGTGCATGCGGCGGGCCCGCTTGA